The Pieris brassicae chromosome 3, ilPieBrab1.1, whole genome shotgun sequence genome contains the following window.
CGTAAATCTGTGGTAAGATTACGTGACACGTAACCATAGAGAcgtagaaaaatatatgtctCTGCATGTCATTCCCGATGTTTAATTTATCCTTATTAATCGCCCAAAAATTATCAGCTACACTAGCCTAATTAATGGGGGCAATGAAAACTGCACTAGATATAACCCTTTGTAagttatttctaaataataaatacttttcgCTCTTGCATGATTTATCCCGAATTTCTCATAGAAACTTTTAagcaaaacaaattatttacacttacATAAATGCTAACATATTTGTTTTGCAGTTTCTCTGAGAAAAATGGGACCAATTGTATCAAGAGTTTGGGTTAACGCAAAACAGCAAATTTCAAGCACAAAAGCAAAGCCTTTAGTTTGTAACTTTATAGTAAGGAAAATGGAGGCTGCCTTTGATACTCTACatgaaaaattgttatctaCATGTATGAAGTATAGAGCAAGATTACTTCCCAAAGAACTTGAAGagttacaaaaaaaagttgAGCAGTTGAAGAAAGAAATTAATTCCCCCAAAAAGGGCTAGGAGGCATAGAttgaaaacataaatttttgtaacctgtatttaattaattgaatgtaAATTTCAGCTATCAGCAAAAATTTGAGACCAGTAGTTGCGACGGCTTGGCAATATGCAAAAGTTGAAATGGTGCCTCCAATGACTTCTCAAATGTTTCAAGGATCTCTCGGAAAATCAATTGAAACTACAGTAGGCGGTGTTGCTGACAAGTTTATTGGTGGGCttgaacaaaaattaaacGATATAGAAGCTGCACGAATACTTGCTATTAAACAGAAAGAAGCTGCATTGAAAGCCGCTGCAGAAAAGGCTAAAGCTGAAGCTTTAAAGAAAGCGGAAGAAGAAAAACGCCTTGAAGCTGCAAAGGCAAAAGAAGCTGCAAAACAAGCGAAGGCTAAAGAGGCTGCAAAACAAGCGAAGGCTAAAGAGGCTGCAAAAGAAGCGAAGACTAAAGAGGCTGCAAAACAAGCGAAGACTAAAGAGGCAGCACAACCTGCTAAGAAAGTAGATCCACCTAAAAAAGAAACTAAATCTGAAGTCAAAGCAGCTACTAAAAAGCCACAAAAACGTGTTCCCCCGAAGACTAAAAAGAAGGCGAAGACAACAAGGCGTAAAGTCAAAAAAGGATCACCCCCTAAAGcgaaaaaataacatttcaactatattagattaaattttgttgtaaTTACTAATGAAAATAGAGATatcatatacaatatattttatagttttgctTTCCATATCCATATATTCCGTATATCCAAACTAAACAAAGGTTCAGCCATGTCCAATAAGTTGAGATCGATGAAATGTTTTACTACGTCGAAGTATTAAAAGGAATTTACATAatgtaaagtatattaaataatgttactttGACACAAGGTCTTGAActttttgtcaattttttttttcaattaggGCTGTGAAACATTGCTACATCTCAGAAATAACAAAAgcgtatacaatatttattatagggATTAGAGTGGCACGACCCACAAAACTCTaatgtaaaaaacattaatagtgGTAATATTTCGTTCATTCTTTAATCAGATTTCGTTTTGAAGGTAAGATTGCTATAAGTATTTCGCATATCCCGCTCCATGTTATAAATctctttgttattttataggtCCTTGATTCATGGTTATGTCTATGACTGTGtgtcattaaaaaacaaatactaaaatccgaaatattattgaaagttTGGCTTGcaagttatttaattgaaaaaataatggtTATCAAATCAAGCGTCCTACAATTCGCAGCAAATTTGTTGCGTAAGTAAAagatcttataaaaaataattttcctttGCCCTCCctttcgttttgttttgtcaattttattacgttactgcaacaaagtgttaataaataaataaataattgattgaGATTGTCTTTTCGGCAAAACATTTACTATATTCGTTTTAGGAGAACGAGTTAAATTTGGCACCGCTCATGGAGTCCCTGACCTATTAGGGCCATTTCATAAAAGTAAGGAAGACTTACTTAAACAAATTAGAGAAATATCAGACAATATTTCAAAGTCAGAATTAGCGCGAAAATTGCGTGTCGCTAAAGGATTTTATAGTTTAGAAATGGCTCCTCCGACAAATAACGAAATTAAGGTACCTAGGACCTATCTTATTAATGAATCTctgtaatttagttttttattactaaagatCATGTTCGTGTTGCATAGATGGAGGAATTAACCTCTCGTCTTCGACAAGCCCTAGCTTTCCTAGAATATGTAATGCTAAGGACGGTCCCTCACTTGTTGGGCCCAGCGAGCAGGGGATCGGCCATGGGGTCTTGTGTCTTTCACGGTACCGGCCATCACAAGCTTCTCGCAAGTTACCCAGATCTCTGTGTGCTATATGTCCGAAGAAACTCTGGATCCTTTGGATACAAAGTGAAGAAAGATGCGTCACTTGTAGTGGTCTGggaattgaaaattttattcttttcGCTATCTAGGGAATCATCGGAGAAGCATCGAGCATCGGCTCGACCAACTACATTAACTATTCTTTTACTACCAACTTTTTTTTGGTTCCAAAATATTGCAATCTTTTCATAATCGAAATAGTTTTGCCATGGCATCATTTGTGTTCTCCTTCACTACTCAATAAAGATTCAAGTACCGAGGTACTTGAATTCGGCAACTATTTCTAGGTCATGAGTTCGCCAGTGCGTGTAAGTTGGCTTGatctatttatgaataataccAGTAAATTGCTTTTGCGATGTAACTTGGTCAcatctaaaatttaaacaaataattttatttaaacgggCAATAAGGGAACacaaagtattaaatatttttgttgttttctttcaaaacaaaaaatatactcaGGTATTAATGTAACCCTGCTAGcttgttacatatatttttttaatatacattgctGAATCGTTTTAAATTCAACTATTAATCGACATAACTTAATGGTATGCagtaaaagttattatttaaataacaggTACATATCCTGTTACGTTAAATAATGTAGACTTATGTCTGCATCTCCTTCTGCATCGCCTCGAGCGTATACTGGCTTTCAGAGGTTCTTTTTTGTAATGGAGGAATAATATTGGAGATATGTGTCAGTAAACTCAACATGGATATTGTTCTTTTTcagcaaataaaaaatgacgCAAAACTCGTTAAAGAATTTTTTGGATCGGGAGCCTATAAGCAACTTACTGTAAAACAGGCATGGCTTCTCTTGTTGGTTGGCACAGAAGTAGGAATGTGGTTCTTTCTGGGCGAGACTATAGGGAAAATGCATATTGTGGGATATAaagtataaagttatttaattaaacataactcaaacaatttaaagcactgtgttttattacatttctaaACTAAGTTAATGTTAAGTTCCAAATCTTTGCAAAAACatgtcttaaatataattaagaaaaacctttttataaatataccaaGTGTGGCtacagaattttaaatattctgttAGAAAcgttgattatattattcatagtTGGCGCCATTTGCGATGCAGATTATAAGAATACTTGAGAACTATCACATGGGACAGCACGAGTATGTTTTTGACATTGACAAATTTGTGACTGAATGTGTATGCGAGGCTACAACACAGTACCCAAACGTCACATCACAATTCTCCAATCCTTCAAATGTAAAATGACAAAGGCATTGAGAATTCAGATTTCACGTAAATACCTATGGCGTTAGAGGTGCAATGCGGTGTTTTTATGGAAGCGCAAGCAAGAAAATCGTGATCAAAATgaacaataaaactttaacaaaatgattttatgtGCAAGTTAGCGTGctcgaaataaaaaaaatatttatgattctCTGTGAAGTTTACCAGTGATAATTTTCGttgtttttaatagtaatGTTGCGTCGAGTTAACTTTTACTCAATATGTATCGCGTTCGGGCTCAGTGTTCTATTAATTCTTGCTGGAAGTCGGTATACAGATAATACTTATTACCGTCCATCCCCTGAAAGTCACAGagttattgaaattaatataccaCAACAAACTCCGACTAATCCCTATGATAGCTCTCTAAATATTGCTACAATCATGGAAAAAAcacgatataaaataaaaattgaattagaAAACTATAACTTTACAGTCTCGAGTGTGAAAAAGCTTGAAGACCTAATAATGGAATCCGCTGGACAACCTTTAAGaagtataattatatctaCTTGGCGGTCAGGAACCACATTTTTGGGGGAGGTGCTTAATTCTGTACCTGGAAATTACTATCACTATGAACCACTTCtcaattatgaaattatacaaattagaGGTTCTCCATACTCAGACAGAGCCTTAGAGACAATcactaaaatgttaaaatgtgATTATAATGGTATGGATGAGTATTTTGAGTATGGTAAAACACATTTACACCAATTCAGTCATAATACAAGATTGTGGGACCACTGTAAATATAGGAAGGAATTGTGTTTTGATGCTGACTTCACCTCAAAGTTTTGTAAACTCTTTCCTTTTCAAAGTATGAAAATAGTAAGAGTTAGGTTACACCTTATACAACAGTTACTGGAGAACAAAGAGTAAGTATCTCCTAAAGGTCAGGGCTGAtgacaattataaatgaatattgtacaaactattaacaatttttaaattgttgtaaAGGTCATTTATTTGAATGTTTAAAAAGCCTTGAACTGGGttgtacatatattatttagttataatagGATAGAGATAGAGTAAACCAGTATTATGTATCCatataatctttttatattcattttccTTTGTCCTTTTATTGTGTACAGACATGTGTTTACTAGATTAATAAGAAAGAATATAGAAGATAAAAGAATAGGAGATAAAGAA
Protein-coding sequences here:
- the LOC123707186 gene encoding histone H1, gonadal-like isoform X1, which codes for MGAMKTALDITLSISKNLRPVVATAWQYAKVEMVPPMTSQMFQGSLGKSIETTVGGVADKFIGGLEQKLNDIEAARILAIKQKEAALKAAAEKAKAEALKKAEEEKRLEAAKAKEAAKQAKAKEAAKQAKAKEAAKEAKTKEAAKQAKTKEAAQPAKKVDPPKKETKSEVKAATKKPQKRVPPKTKKKAKTTRRKVKKGSPPKAKK
- the LOC123707186 gene encoding histone H1, gonadal-like isoform X2, yielding MVPPMTSQMFQGSLGKSIETTVGGVADKFIGGLEQKLNDIEAARILAIKQKEAALKAAAEKAKAEALKKAEEEKRLEAAKAKEAAKQAKAKEAAKQAKAKEAAKEAKTKEAAKQAKTKEAAQPAKKVDPPKKETKSEVKAATKKPQKRVPPKTKKKAKTTRRKVKKGSPPKAKK
- the LOC123706916 gene encoding carbohydrate sulfotransferase 3-like encodes the protein MLRRVNFYSICIAFGLSVLLILAGSRYTDNTYYRPSPESHRVIEINIPQQTPTNPYDSSLNIATIMEKTRYKIKIELENYNFTVSSVKKLEDLIMESAGQPLRSIIISTWRSGTTFLGEVLNSVPGNYYHYEPLLNYEIIQIRGSPYSDRALETITKMLKCDYNGMDEYFEYGKTHLHQFSHNTRLWDHCKYRKELCFDADFTSKFCKLFPFQSMKIVRVRLHLIQQLLENKELNIKVVLLIRDPRGVMQSRQHRNFCQPSPDCWKPELLCADMISDYVAASRLIKLYPDRIIVQRYEELALDPNSTVPSLLKFLGISPTTSVEEFLLSHTNVEVSGVSSTFRVSREVPFKWRNVLNYNFVENIQLVCKEALDLWGYKLVHNATHMISKDFNPLANYTLMQ